In Drosophila subpulchrella strain 33 F10 #4 breed RU33 chromosome X, RU_Dsub_v1.1 Primary Assembly, whole genome shotgun sequence, the DNA window GAGGACGTCCAGCTAGTGCTGAACCTCATCCTGCGTTCCTCCACGGGTATTAATTGTGGCATCAAGCCACGCGTCTATTAGGTGCTCCTGGGTGAtagtcttttttttaaactagtTTTAAGTGAACTGTAAATATTGCAATAAAATACTTGTACATATGTAGATATATCCAGTGATGGATTGGGTTGATGTAATTCGATTAGGAGCTAATATCTGTTTTAAGTTTACATTTTACTTTGAGTTGAACTTGGGGGCGATAAAACGTGACTAAATATCTCAACGGTTAACAAGTTTGCATTTCAAGGATTGTGTAAGGGTTTTGCTTTTATCATGGCAAGGAAAagtcaatttaaataaataacagaCCCTACAAATCTAACAGCTAATATGATTTTAGTATAAGTATTGTATACGGTTACCCCTCCATCACTGAATATACATCCTTGCACACACTCCGTCGATTTGAATGGATTCTATATTAGCTTTAACCGGCTCGTACTACAACTCAAAAAAAAGGCTATTCCCACGGGGCTTTTAATCCCAGGCGTAGGTCTTGCCCGGAGTGGGCAGCTTGGAGGATGTGGCCTTCGCCGCCTCGCCAGCCTCCGCCGCCAGCTGCTTCTGCTGCTCCACCAGGTCAATGGGCGGGAAGACTTCGCGCCGGGCATCCCGCTGGCAGTAGTAGTTGGCCGAGACCAGATGGGATGGTCCTTCCGGGAGTTCCGGCTGCGGCTGGGTGCGATCGGCCACTCCGTCCTCGAAGCGCAGCGCCAGGTTGTGCTCCCGCTGTAAGAAGGATCCGAATTAGCCAAAGATTCCCATTTTCCGTCTTACATAACGGAGAATCGAGTTTTCCGTGCCCGCAGCCCGAGGATCGGGAACACAGATACTCACGCCCAGGAGGAAGGCCCGAATGCGCTGGATTAAAGGCGATACGTCACGGCGCAGGGCAGACATCCTGATTATgattttaacaaaatatctcaatttactatttatttatgttagtGTCGCCTTCTGTTATCGGGCTAGCGATAGTTATCGATTGGAGCGATTCTAGATCTGACAAAACTCGGTTGCGATTGTCGCTATAACGATGGTTTAGGCAAATATATCGAATATCGATGACATCTAGCTATTGCAACCGTTCACattcaaattcaaaaacttGTACATTTCTGATCCAACTTTTAAGATCTAATATGAATTGCACGGAGAGTGCAATGTCTCAAGtttaaattcataaaaaaacgAACCAAGAGAAATTCCTTAAAGACGCCCCAAAAGATGCTTCACTGAATTCAAAAAAGGATATTAATAAGCTCGCATGAAGCTCTCCAACAGAATAACACCATTCGCTTATACTGTGTCTAAGTacgtgtatttattttattaatattatatcgCTTTGCACTTTTCCAACTTTCGCGAGTGGAAAACTTTAGTTAATTTCAATAGAgtaatgattaaaaaattgagTAAACTGGCTCCTTTGGTCGTCCGTTaatgatatacatatataataataataaataaatagtcgCTATCTCGTTTCTGTCTTCAGTGTGTGTTGCTATAATTGTAAATTAAACTAAGTACGCCTTAAACTAAACTACTGCAATTTAAAGCTGCCGCTTTAGTAGTTGCGAGAGTTCCTTTTAAACGATTTCAGGGGATGTTCCATCCCCTCCAAGCTTCCAAGCCCCTAACCCATCATCCCGATTAGGCGGACGTGGACGCTGGCTGGGCTTCGGCTGGCGAGGATTGGGTGGCTTCTGGCGGACTGGGTGCCAGCTGCTCAACGCTGACGGTGCGCACAAACTCGGCGGTGGCTTCGATCAAAATTGTGGGCAAGTCTTCAGTGGCTGCAGGTGCAACTGGAGCAACTGCCTCCGCCGCTTGCGGTTCGCTGACGGTTGCCGGGGCTCCTTCTGTGGGTGGTGCTTCTGCTTCAGCTTCGGTGACTATCACAGCCACAGGTGCAGCTTCAGGCACTTCTGGCTGAGCTGGCTTGATCTCAACgggagctggagctggagctggagctggcACAGGTGCAGGAGCAGCAGCCTTAGGCGCCGGCGAGGGCGACGCCGACTTGGCCTTAGCCGACTTGCCCACCGCCGGCGAGGGAGTCCTCGATTTGAGATTCTGCTCATGGGCACTGCGATCCATTAGCACCGAggtggactgcggtggcgccgGACTTGCCGCCCTCTTGATGTCCTCGATCTTGGCATCCATCTCGCTGCGGATCTCCTTGATGGGCTTCAGCAGGAAGACGGGCACATTGTCGTCCCTCCGTTGGTACAACATCTCGCCCTCGAAGTCCACCAGCTTGTGTTTACGGGCACGCAGCAGGATGCCCACAACCTTATCGGATATGTAGTTGTAGATCTACGAACAGAATGTATGATTATTTGGAAACTAAGCCACCAAAGGCGAAGAAACTTACGTTGAACAGCTCGCCAAAGGGAATCACACGCATTGTGGGCTCATCCTTGACGTCATAACCTTCCGAATTGATGATCTGGCACAGCTCCAGCATCTCCTTCATCACATGGATGTTAGCCTTTTGGCCACGCATCTCCGTGAGGCTGCCGGCCAGTGGTTTTCCATACTGATCCTTCGAGAAGGTCGGTTTCGGCGAGGAGGCGCGTCCGTCCTGGGAGAAGGGGTTCAGCAGCTGCGACTGCTTGTGCTGCGTCGCCTGGTTGTTGAACATGGCTACCTTGGAGGACAGCGGCGAGTCCTGTAAGTATTGGAGACCAGAAGCCGGGCTTAGGTGGGGTTTTTtcaacaatatttatttttatttttaaaggaagCCAAACTTTTAAATTGAACTTTGTTCGGCGTTGCCagactttttatttttaaaggaagccaaacttttaaattaaacttCGCGCGGCGTTGCCAGACCAGTGGCAGGTTCGCTTGGTCGCGTTGCCAACTAATGGGCGGtcaatttgaaaattaaattaatctCAAGCCTAACTTTATGATTAAATGAGGTGGCACTTTAATAAAACGATCTCATGTTTTGAAACTTTTAGTATTCTTAACAGAGTGTAAGCATTCGATTGATTTAATGGCAAATACAAATCGTTAAACCTAATTGAATTGACCAATGTTCGTTTCAAATGATTTTAAACTGATCCATTCTCTAATGCCAAATTAAAATTCCTTGTTCAATTGTAAGCAGTCGATCTCGCGTTGCCAACCCACCCACTGGGCGCGCAATTAATGGTTTTCAAATTATACAACTTGCTCGAACAAGTTCTCGCGGGAAAATTAATTAGCCGCAATTAAATAACAGCAGTCTTACATTTTGTGTAATTTTTCATCTAATAAGTGCAAGATTCCCGCGCCATGAGCCACCAGCAAATCAGCAAAACAGCATAAACCAAAGGAATGCGCAAATGTCGTGGTCATAAATAAAAGCCTGTGCGGAAAAAGGGGGCGCACGAACAGCGGGCAGTGAGTGGGCGGGGCAGCACTCTTTGACGAACaactaaaaacatatatatagatatacaCTTCCAACAGCACAAATAAAAGCGAGAGAAATTCatgaaaatcaaaaagaaaacagGAATGACCTTCATGGCCAATTTTCGCCACTAGCTGGTGTTTATTCTATTTGATTAATATGTATAGGCGCGAAAAAGAAGTGGAATCCCTAATCGAGTTGCCCATGAATGAATATTATTGACTCTTTCCGTCGATGCTTATATAATTTGCCATTTTGGCAACGAGCGCAATGACGTTCTGAAATTGTCTCTTTGATCAATATCCAAAAATTCGTCAATCAGGCGAATTTCATTCATATCACACAGGCGCAAAAagcgttttaaaaataaaacccaacGATGAATGAAAAGCGGCCAGAACTTGTCGACCGCTTCTCACCCGACGGGGAgagtttttttattattatttattttacccCGGGGAGAAAGTCTGGGAAAAATGCATAATAAACTTGTCCATAGAAATTAGTTTTGATATTTTCATTTCGTCACCGCAAGTGCTGGGAAGTCGCTTCCCCAGTTGGGGGCCCGATAAAAACGATATTGTATTGCATTGTTAACAAGGTTTGGAGATCTCTAAATGTAAGGAAAATGCATGGCGAAAAGCCAACGACCCAAAACACAGGTCATATTTGATAGTCAAATAAAGGCAAAATTAGTTAACAATTGTGGGAGGTTTTTAAGGAAATTTCTCCAAAAATGATTCCCAAATAGATgcaaatttttataatatataaaaaaactatatatataaattgttTGCCAACCCTTTTGATTATATTagataaaaaacaagtagtacaaaaaatggaaatgcaaattttcaacttttttcaGTGTACTATTATTGTTTATGGtggcaaataaattatatacaaacTGAAACCGATATGGTTGTGCTTTTAGGTAACACTCTCGGCTGCAGCTGAATTGGTTACGTAGTCCTCCTCGGTTTAGCGGATCTATTTGTCGGCGCCGTTGTCACTCTCGAGCAGTCTGCGCATTCTACAGATAGATAGATACATCCACATATCTACGGCCATATAGCCATATAGCCTCTGTACGGATGGGGATATCTATGCATATTCAGCATTGCTATTTCGATGGTCATTGCCAAGAATTTTTCCGTGTTTTGATCTTTTTTGCTGTGCGAAAAACTCGTCGTTCCTCTGCCACTTTCTATATGTTCTATTTGTCTATATGGTGTGGCAGAAAGGCAAAAAGTAGGGGTGTGTATATTTTGGCAATTCATGTGGCgacaaattaaaacaaatacaGCAACGAGATTTTCGGCAAAAAGAAGAATGTTTTGTTTGTGGCTCTGTCGCtgaaaaaattctttataTCATTTCAATCCTAATGATTTTTAATCATGCTCTTGGAAGCTGTCCAGACATTTTTCTCGCGTCTTTCGCTTGACATTTATTTTGGCCATTtgcattattatttttctttgccatttatatttttgttattttttctcACGCATTTCTTGTGGTTTTCTGCGCATAAATAATTTTCGGGCATTTGTCGCACGAGATGTGCGGAAAAAGCGGaaaaaacaatacattttggTTGAGTTCTTGTCGCTGCGATCTTTTTATAGTTCCCAGTGCGGCATTCCAAACATTTCATTTCAAATCTTAATCCAAATCCCTTTTTTTTGCTTCTGTCTCTTTGGTTTCTAGGCAGCATTTTTAAACAGATTTTAgattcttaaaatatttggaCATTAGTTCTTTAAAATGACAGCAAGCTAAAATCTTTTTTTCAGTTATTCCTAGTAactaattttgtattattcagtagatatttttttaggtaacttaatttaaaatgttgttgtCCCCAGGATGCAcatactatttttttttctaataaccAAAAATGGTATGAAATATTCGTATCCCCTTCACGGCGCCTTAAAGTCTAATTTGAATTCCATACGAGTGTAACAAACTGCTATATAACTTATAAACACATGTCTTTTTAAATATAGCTTAAGAATTTCTTTAAAGTTTAACACCACATTTaacacatacatatatgttgTTAATGATATAGTATGGTATCGTATAAATTTTGTTTCAATGGTAAGTTAAGACTATATGTTGTTTGGAAACAAACAAAGAACAACAGCAGTTGGACAAGGCAGCTTTAAGGGTTTCCCGAGACAGGTTCCTTTTAATGGATATTTAATACCCAAGAGAGGGTCACATAAGATTTGATATCTAAGTATCGAAATTACTTACCACCACGAAGCGCAGGGCGCCCAATTCATGCGATACGTCCGTCATAATTGCACTTGGTTTGGCTTTATGTTCCGGATTCTGGCTGGGATCTTGATCTTGCAGATTGCCGGATTGGATTAGTGATAGTGATGCTGAGCAAACTGGTCCGGAACGGTGTGCTTCTTTTGCACTACTCGGGTCTTTTGCCTTTTGTCAACGCGAATTCGCAACACTTTTGCCTGCAATCGGAAAGAGAAAAGAGTTGGAGACAAAGGCCCCCACGATGGGAAAGAAAACCAATTAAATTTAGCAACAAACAACATTCATAACAATGGAAATGTGTGTGCCCATTGTGGATgagttttttggtttttatgtGTGTCTATGGCGAATTGCCAAACAAcgtttatttactttttacCAGTTTACCATTTCCTTTGTGACCCAGACCCAGACCTCTATAGAGGTGTACGGATCCAGATTTCAGACCCCAACGCAACCCAAAATGAAATATCTTATGATGATGAGCAGGGGAAAATGAAAACAGAAAGCAGggagatagacagacagacagatagaaagacagacagagaggaaaacaaaaacagaggCAAGGCAAAACAAAGCGAAAAAAGACCGCTAGGCCTGAACTTTTGAGCGCCCCTCGTATCATGGTATCATGGCATAGTATGGTATAGTATGGTACAGTATAGCAGTCGTCGTACGACCCCGAAAGATGAACCGGAATTCGGTTTCGTGCCCATTTGCCGTTTTTTCCACTTCGAATTAACTGGAAATTGCTGTGCATTAACCTCCGCGCTTTCCAGCAAGCTTTAAGTTACCAACAACCTGCTACGCATATcatatatgtgtatgtatatatagcTTGGATCAAAAATCAATCTAGAAAATCAAAACTATCAGGTACACCTCTTAATGAGATCACAAACAGATAGCTGACTTCTCAAGAAGTCTTCAATTAGTTGGGCTTCCAGAGATAATAAGATTATTGTAATGATGGCAAAGACTTAATATTATACACTGATGAAAACCAAGGCAACATAAGTATTCCAAGAGGTTTAACCAAAAGATAACAAATAGAATAATAGACAGATTTGAAAAGTTAAGAAGATAAAAAGGAAAATTATTCAACTACCTAGAAAGCAACTTTTAGAAAACTACATACTTAGTTCTACATTGAAAATCAGTGGATCAATATTCTTATTTACTCATACCCTGTTT includes these proteins:
- the LOC119558180 gene encoding NADH dehydrogenase [ubiquinone] 1 alpha subcomplex subunit 7 yields the protein MSALRRDVSPLIQRIRAFLLGREHNLALRFEDGVADRTQPQPELPEGPSHLVSANYYCQRDARREVFPPIDLVEQQKQLAAEAGEAAKATSSKLPTPGKTYAWD
- the LOC119556964 gene encoding translation initiation factor IF-2 isoform X2, translating into MFNNQATQHKQSQLLNPFSQDGRASSPKPTFSKDQYGKPLAGSLTEMRGQKANIHVMKEMLELCQIINSEGYDVKDEPTMRVIPFGELFNIYNYISDKVVGILLRARKHKLVDFEGEMLYQRRDDNVPVFLLKPIKEIRSEMDAKIEDIKRAASPAPPQSTSVLMDRSAHEQNLKSRTPSPAVGKSAKAKSASPSPAPKAAAPAPVPAPAPAPAPVEIKPAQPEVPEAAPVAVIVTEAEAEAPPTEGAPATVSEPQAAEAVAPVAPAATEDLPTILIEATAEFVRTVSVEQLAPSPPEATQSSPAEAQPASTSA
- the LOC119556964 gene encoding fibrous sheath CABYR-binding protein isoform X1, producing MTDVSHELGALRFVVDSPLSSKVAMFNNQATQHKQSQLLNPFSQDGRASSPKPTFSKDQYGKPLAGSLTEMRGQKANIHVMKEMLELCQIINSEGYDVKDEPTMRVIPFGELFNIYNYISDKVVGILLRARKHKLVDFEGEMLYQRRDDNVPVFLLKPIKEIRSEMDAKIEDIKRAASPAPPQSTSVLMDRSAHEQNLKSRTPSPAVGKSAKAKSASPSPAPKAAAPAPVPAPAPAPAPVEIKPAQPEVPEAAPVAVIVTEAEAEAPPTEGAPATVSEPQAAEAVAPVAPAATEDLPTILIEATAEFVRTVSVEQLAPSPPEATQSSPAEAQPASTSA